In Aquimarina spinulae, a single window of DNA contains:
- a CDS encoding CYTH domain-containing protein, producing MIEIERKFLVTSQTFKNEAQKNTRIIQGFLNTDPARTVRIRIRGEYAFITVKGIGNTSGTSRFEWEKEIDVSEAEQLMPLCEKGIIEKIRYEIPLGNHIYEVDEFYGENKDLIIAEIELDDENETFLKPDWLGKEVTGDRRYYNSQLSKKPYKTW from the coding sequence ATGATTGAAATAGAACGTAAATTCCTGGTAACCTCTCAAACGTTTAAAAATGAGGCGCAAAAAAATACTCGCATCATACAGGGATTTCTAAATACTGACCCAGCACGAACAGTTCGTATACGAATCAGAGGAGAATATGCCTTTATCACTGTAAAAGGAATTGGTAACACTTCGGGGACTTCACGATTTGAATGGGAAAAAGAAATTGATGTATCAGAAGCAGAACAATTGATGCCTTTATGCGAAAAAGGAATTATAGAAAAAATACGATATGAAATCCCTTTGGGAAATCATATCTACGAAGTCGATGAATTCTATGGAGAGAACAAAGATCTCATCATAGCCGAAATTGAGTTAGATGACGAAAATGAAACCTTCCTAAAGCCAGATTGGTTAGGAAAAGAAGTTACAGGAGATAGAAGATATTATAATTCTCAATTAAGTAAAAAGCCATACAAAACCTGGTAA
- a CDS encoding SH3 domain-containing protein — translation MRTLLNLIMLLLIVMFFLNCKDSSIKNKQDEHKNDRQNNIEATSEKIDNTIFHYVTAINGLSVRKQPDINAEKISTLDYGTPVQIIEETRQAFQVKEGTKTIDGKWVLIDSKETTRIKGYVFDGFLTTKNPMPYRLSNTDLNSTRSYNKDSDIDKYLILELISKKTYKELKQRQNNFITIREDTLEIKKDNGKIDLPTDQGIITLLDIREKDMGDVSYDYLGAIDSLNTYVIRGDYIGYSEHLLINKATTRKDTLAEKPIISPNWKKMITASIDGQTIEPIDLQLFDIEKNNYILRLMVNFQGWFHSQEENSIFWINKDEFCMKIMSLQHAENEGFKEHCYQYIKIKVL, via the coding sequence ATGAGGACGCTTTTAAATCTGATCATGTTACTACTTATTGTTATGTTTTTCTTGAATTGTAAAGATAGTAGTATAAAAAATAAACAGGATGAGCATAAAAATGATCGTCAAAATAATATAGAAGCAACTTCAGAAAAAATTGACAATACTATATTTCATTATGTAACAGCTATTAACGGACTTAGTGTACGGAAACAGCCTGATATTAATGCCGAAAAGATAAGTACTTTGGATTACGGGACTCCTGTTCAAATTATCGAAGAGACTCGTCAAGCTTTTCAGGTTAAAGAAGGCACAAAAACAATTGATGGTAAATGGGTACTAATAGATTCAAAAGAAACTACTAGGATAAAAGGCTATGTTTTTGATGGGTTCTTAACCACAAAAAACCCAATGCCATATCGATTATCCAATACTGATTTAAACTCTACTCGTTCATACAATAAGGATAGTGATATAGATAAATACCTTATTTTAGAGTTAATCTCAAAAAAAACGTATAAAGAGTTAAAACAAAGACAAAACAACTTCATAACAATAAGAGAAGATACCTTAGAGATTAAAAAAGATAATGGGAAAATAGATTTACCTACGGATCAGGGAATTATTACACTGCTAGATATAAGAGAAAAAGATATGGGTGACGTATCGTATGATTATTTAGGAGCTATTGATAGTTTAAATACCTATGTGATTCGTGGAGATTATATAGGATATAGTGAACATTTATTAATTAATAAGGCTACCACCAGAAAAGATACTCTTGCCGAAAAACCAATTATTTCACCAAATTGGAAAAAAATGATCACCGCTTCTATAGATGGGCAAACTATAGAACCGATAGATCTACAGTTATTTGATATAGAAAAAAACAATTATATATTGAGATTGATGGTTAATTTTCAAGGATGGTTCCATTCACAAGAAGAGAATAGTATTTTTTGGATCAACAAAGATGAGTTTTGCATGAAAATAATGTCATTACAACATGCCGAAAATGAAGGATTCAAAGAACATTGTTATCAATATATAAAAATAAAAGTATTATAA
- a CDS encoding CHASE domain-containing protein: MKRKRYYLKSLIDSKYCIPVIWAIGLSLSILLARSYYILEQKKIEIKFKNEVDQFAASLHREFELNLESLHTLATLFKSNEIPSYQMFITESQSIRKRNSSFLALEWVPRVKHEMRSFYEKKHQQEFSDFSFSEKDSFNQLVNAKIRKEYFPVYYVDPFTKNKNAFGYDLASEKQRYNTLKSSQLSGKPLISGNVKLVQEKTNPEGCLAFLPIFIENESQKNYDPKNLKGFVLGVFKFSKIFEAANNTNISKEIQMSLLNQKNGISKDTLFTYQSKQVDTQINFTYQFDLPILWGKKWVLVADPTITYIKNERTSYPLIILIAGVVFTSLLVLLFYSFSKRNTQLTQLNIMKSKFLSLISHDVRGGIGTMDVLLKLVLEDFESYDKTQLKEIIKSIEQNTTSIHFTLENLISWSKNDLLSLKPEKSLFSIIELFENITEYFQPIINLKNLKFSTHYFTNDTYIHADKNMILASLRNIISNAIKYTQKEGEIQVRLHQSKTKHLIEIEDTGIGMNPDELNRLFEYNKTHKKEGTGGESSTGIGLLITKDFLDMNNAKVHVESTLGKGTTFKITI; encoded by the coding sequence ATGAAAAGAAAACGGTATTATTTAAAATCCCTTATTGATTCTAAATATTGTATTCCTGTTATTTGGGCTATAGGGTTATCACTCTCAATACTTCTGGCAAGATCCTATTATATCCTCGAGCAAAAAAAAATTGAAATCAAATTCAAGAATGAAGTTGATCAATTTGCAGCATCTCTGCACAGAGAATTTGAGTTAAACCTAGAGTCTTTACATACGCTAGCCACATTATTCAAATCAAACGAGATCCCTAGTTATCAGATGTTCATTACAGAATCTCAATCTATACGTAAAAGAAATAGTAGTTTTTTAGCTTTAGAATGGGTTCCCCGGGTAAAACATGAAATGAGGTCCTTCTATGAGAAAAAGCATCAACAAGAATTTTCTGATTTTAGCTTTTCAGAAAAAGACAGTTTTAATCAATTGGTAAATGCAAAAATCAGAAAAGAATATTTTCCTGTCTATTATGTTGATCCTTTTACAAAAAACAAAAATGCTTTTGGATATGACTTAGCTTCAGAAAAACAGCGGTATAACACTCTTAAATCCTCACAATTATCGGGTAAACCCCTTATTAGCGGAAATGTGAAATTAGTACAAGAAAAAACAAATCCAGAAGGATGCTTAGCTTTTCTACCTATTTTTATTGAAAATGAATCTCAAAAAAACTACGATCCAAAAAACCTTAAAGGATTTGTACTTGGGGTCTTCAAATTTTCGAAAATCTTTGAAGCTGCTAATAACACCAATATATCTAAAGAAATTCAGATGTCGTTACTAAATCAAAAAAACGGAATTTCTAAAGATACCTTATTTACCTATCAATCTAAACAAGTCGATACCCAGATAAATTTCACTTATCAATTTGATTTACCAATCTTATGGGGGAAAAAATGGGTGTTAGTCGCCGATCCTACAATTACATATATAAAAAACGAAAGAACATCTTATCCTTTAATCATTCTAATAGCTGGAGTAGTATTCACCTCTTTACTTGTATTACTTTTTTATTCTTTCTCTAAAAGAAACACTCAACTAACACAACTTAATATCATGAAGTCAAAATTTCTGTCTCTAATATCCCATGATGTAAGAGGAGGAATAGGAACTATGGATGTACTTCTGAAACTAGTATTAGAAGATTTTGAAAGCTATGACAAAACTCAATTAAAAGAAATTATAAAATCTATTGAGCAAAATACCACCTCTATTCATTTTACCTTAGAAAACCTTATTAGTTGGTCTAAAAATGATTTGTTATCGTTAAAACCAGAAAAATCTCTATTCAGTATTATCGAGTTATTTGAAAATATTACTGAATATTTTCAGCCTATTATAAATCTAAAAAACCTAAAGTTTTCTACACATTATTTTACCAATGACACCTATATTCATGCAGATAAGAATATGATTTTGGCCAGCTTAAGAAATATCATCTCTAATGCTATAAAATATACTCAAAAAGAGGGAGAAATTCAAGTACGACTACATCAATCCAAAACCAAACACCTCATTGAAATCGAAGATACAGGAATCGGTATGAACCCTGATGAATTAAATAGGCTTTTTGAATACAATAAGACTCATAAAAAAGAAGGTACAGGAGGAGAAAGTAGTACAGGTATAGGTTTATTGATTACTAAAGATTTTTTAGACATGAACAATGCTAAGGTTCATGTAGAAAGTACTCTTGGTAAGGGGACTACATTTAAAATCACTATCTGA
- a CDS encoding YciI family protein, producing MKKLLIFFALLFLFSCKQQPKEESIPQSETTKEVTEEIKPSVKSIKEKLQKNGFKIFDYIDEETGDTVIMQQYFIAFLKKGPNRSQNKEEADSLQKLHLGHLGRMYKEGYADISGPFGDDGDIRGITIYNTPTQKIADSLANMDPMVKSGRLIIEIHPWWAAKGFPLR from the coding sequence ATGAAAAAACTACTCATATTTTTTGCATTACTATTCCTTTTCTCTTGTAAACAACAACCTAAAGAAGAAAGCATCCCACAATCGGAGACTACAAAAGAGGTTACTGAAGAAATAAAACCTTCGGTAAAATCAATCAAGGAAAAGTTGCAAAAAAATGGCTTTAAGATCTTTGATTATATAGATGAAGAAACCGGAGATACCGTGATTATGCAACAGTATTTTATTGCTTTCTTAAAAAAAGGACCCAATCGTTCTCAAAATAAGGAAGAAGCAGATAGTTTACAAAAATTACATCTTGGACATCTTGGTAGAATGTATAAAGAAGGATACGCTGATATTTCGGGACCTTTTGGGGATGATGGTGATATTCGCGGAATCACAATTTATAATACACCTACACAAAAAATAGCAGATAGCTTGGCTAATATGGATCCCATGGTAAAATCCGGCCGTCTAATTATCGAAATACATCCGTGGTGGGCAGCAAAAGGGTTTCCATTGAGGTAG
- a CDS encoding GEVED domain-containing protein, translated as MKNAILLLVILLCSSITAYSQIGQGGEPLFSNERVSKSSQIPNVTLPKLDVAKLLKEDALESSKDVPMRFAYAHKTNLNPKNSGKWYTNSKGDRYWLIEIESKGALSLNLTFSNFKIPEGGKLFVYNRDKSDVRGAFTSANNKNSKRLGLAPVKGDKIIVEYFQPAQVKQQPGLNISAVAHDYRGIMTMAKNFGDSGSCNNNVVCAEGDPWRDQIRSVALAILGNGTRWCSGSLMNNTANNGTPYFLTANHCTSGRDVTNWVFVFNYESPGCSNNSDGSTSQSISGSQMMDSGSGSDYALLKLSSTPPSAYNVYYSGWDATGSIPTKTTGIHHPAGDVKKISFDSDPSSITSYYGGSGSGTTHWRVSDWDDGTTEGGSSGSPLYDQNKRVVGQLHGGDAACGNNSPDWYGRLSVTYPNICQWLAPGCTTKIVDGYNPGSGGDTQAPSAPAGLSASNVAATSVSLSWNAATDNVGVTGYDVYQGNSIATSVTGTSANITGLTANTAYQFRVKAKDAAGNISGFSNTVNATTTGGGATYCSANGNNASEEYISRVQLGSIDKTSTAGSGGYSDFTSESTNLSKGSSNTITVTPTWAGTTYSEAYRVWIDYNQDGDFTDAGEQVWTQSATQNATVSGSFTVPSSATNGTTRMRVTMRYNTSPSPCGSFNYGEVEDYTVVIGGSVVAKQNNNVTLYPNPARDILNISFKTQSKEISYSVIDILGKTIISVSGKNQSTIDVGHLKQGIYFLKFTDGKNQYTKRFVKR; from the coding sequence ATGAAAAATGCAATTTTATTGCTTGTCATATTGTTATGTTCAAGCATTACCGCCTATTCCCAAATAGGCCAAGGAGGAGAACCTTTGTTCTCGAATGAACGTGTTTCAAAATCAAGCCAAATTCCTAATGTCACATTACCTAAACTGGATGTAGCTAAACTACTAAAAGAAGATGCATTAGAATCAAGTAAAGACGTACCAATGCGTTTTGCGTATGCTCATAAAACGAATCTTAATCCAAAAAATTCCGGAAAATGGTATACCAATTCGAAAGGTGACCGGTATTGGCTGATTGAGATTGAATCGAAAGGAGCATTGTCACTTAACCTTACTTTTTCGAATTTCAAAATTCCTGAAGGAGGTAAATTATTTGTCTATAACAGAGACAAATCTGATGTTCGTGGCGCATTTACTTCTGCTAATAATAAAAACTCAAAACGATTGGGTTTAGCTCCTGTAAAAGGAGACAAAATCATAGTAGAATATTTTCAACCGGCTCAGGTAAAACAACAACCAGGTTTAAATATTTCTGCAGTTGCCCATGATTACAGAGGTATAATGACAATGGCAAAAAACTTTGGAGATTCTGGATCTTGTAATAACAATGTAGTTTGTGCAGAAGGAGATCCATGGAGAGATCAAATTAGATCAGTAGCATTAGCAATTTTAGGAAATGGAACCAGATGGTGCTCTGGATCTTTAATGAATAATACTGCAAATAATGGAACACCATATTTTTTAACAGCAAATCACTGTACATCTGGTCGTGACGTGACCAACTGGGTATTTGTTTTTAACTATGAATCTCCTGGGTGTAGCAATAACTCTGACGGGTCAACTAGTCAGTCTATTTCTGGTTCTCAAATGATGGATAGCGGCTCAGGGTCAGATTATGCATTATTAAAGCTTTCTTCTACACCACCTTCTGCATATAATGTGTATTATTCTGGATGGGATGCCACGGGAAGTATTCCTACCAAAACTACAGGTATTCATCACCCTGCTGGTGATGTGAAAAAGATATCATTTGATAGTGATCCATCTTCAATCACATCGTATTATGGAGGATCAGGATCAGGAACTACCCACTGGAGAGTAAGTGATTGGGATGATGGAACAACAGAAGGAGGGTCTTCTGGATCTCCTCTCTATGATCAAAATAAAAGGGTTGTAGGTCAATTGCATGGTGGAGATGCTGCTTGTGGTAATAACTCACCAGATTGGTATGGTCGCCTCTCGGTGACATATCCAAATATTTGCCAATGGCTGGCTCCTGGCTGTACTACCAAAATAGTGGACGGATATAACCCTGGGAGTGGCGGAGATACACAGGCACCTTCTGCTCCTGCTGGATTAAGTGCCTCTAATGTTGCAGCAACTTCGGTATCACTTTCATGGAATGCCGCTACCGATAATGTTGGTGTGACTGGATATGATGTGTATCAAGGGAATTCAATTGCTACATCAGTAACAGGTACTTCAGCAAATATTACCGGACTAACCGCTAATACAGCATACCAATTTAGAGTAAAAGCCAAAGATGCAGCTGGAAACATTTCTGGATTCAGTAATACAGTTAATGCAACTACTACAGGAGGAGGAGCTACCTATTGTTCTGCAAATGGAAATAATGCTTCTGAAGAATATATTAGCCGGGTTCAACTAGGGTCTATCGATAAAACTTCTACTGCAGGAAGCGGAGGATATAGTGATTTTACGTCAGAATCTACAAATTTATCCAAAGGAAGTTCAAATACGATTACGGTAACACCTACCTGGGCTGGCACAACATATAGTGAAGCATATAGAGTCTGGATAGATTATAATCAAGATGGTGATTTTACAGATGCCGGAGAACAAGTCTGGACACAATCTGCAACTCAAAACGCAACCGTAAGCGGAAGCTTTACAGTACCTTCGTCTGCTACCAATGGAACGACTAGAATGCGAGTTACTATGAGATATAATACATCTCCTTCTCCTTGTGGATCATTTAATTATGGAGAGGTCGAAGATTATACTGTTGTGATTGGTGGATCAGTAGTTGCTAAACAAAATAATAATGTAACACTTTATCCCAATCCGGCTAGAGATATACTAAATATATCTTTCAAGACGCAATCAAAAGAAATCTCATATTCGGTAATAGATATTTTAGGAAAAACAATTATCTCGGTATCAGGTAAAAATCAATCTACCATAGATGTTGGACATCTGAAACAGGGAATTTACTTTCTGAAATTTACCGATGGGAAAAATCAATATACTAAACGTTTTGTGAAGCGATAA
- a CDS encoding methionine aminotransferase: MQNINSKLPEVSTTIFTVMSQLAHKHEALNLSQGFPNFEASPELINLVTRAMQNGYNQYAPMPGSLSLREVITKKTNTLYGSHYHPETDITITSGATQAIFTIISAFIHPGDEVIIFKPAYDSYEPSIKLYGGTIVPVQLTAPNFSVDWQEVASKITSKTKMVIINTPHNPSGSVLSKEDMLQLEKLIKNTDIILLSDEVYEHIIFDDQKHQSAALFPGLAERAFITASFGKTFHTTGWKMGYCLAPKELMTEFRKVHQFNVFSSSHPMQYALAEYLKVPEHYLSLPDFYQQKRDFFLSMITDSRFKFIPASGTYFQVLDYSAITDENDVAFAERLTKEYKIASIPVSVFNLNQKDDKVLRFCFAKTEETLKRAAEILCEI; encoded by the coding sequence ATGCAAAATATCAATTCCAAACTTCCAGAGGTTTCAACTACCATATTTACCGTAATGAGTCAATTAGCTCATAAACATGAAGCGTTAAACCTGTCTCAGGGTTTTCCTAATTTTGAAGCAAGCCCAGAACTAATTAATTTGGTAACTCGGGCCATGCAAAATGGGTATAATCAATATGCACCAATGCCTGGATCGCTTTCTTTAAGAGAAGTTATCACTAAAAAAACCAACACGCTATACGGCAGTCATTATCATCCCGAAACCGATATTACTATAACCTCTGGTGCTACACAGGCAATTTTTACTATTATTTCGGCTTTTATACATCCTGGGGATGAGGTAATTATATTTAAACCTGCCTATGATTCATATGAACCATCAATCAAATTATATGGAGGAACAATCGTTCCAGTTCAATTAACAGCTCCTAATTTTAGCGTTGATTGGCAAGAAGTGGCATCTAAAATCACTTCTAAAACCAAAATGGTTATTATAAACACACCTCATAATCCAAGTGGTAGTGTTTTATCTAAAGAAGATATGCTTCAGTTAGAAAAACTAATTAAGAACACAGATATCATTTTATTGAGTGATGAAGTTTATGAGCACATCATTTTTGATGATCAGAAACATCAAAGTGCTGCATTATTTCCCGGACTAGCCGAACGTGCTTTTATTACTGCTTCTTTCGGGAAAACATTTCATACTACCGGTTGGAAAATGGGGTATTGCCTGGCTCCAAAAGAATTAATGACAGAATTTAGAAAAGTACATCAATTTAATGTCTTTTCTAGTAGTCATCCTATGCAATATGCCTTGGCCGAATATTTAAAAGTTCCGGAGCATTATCTTTCCCTTCCGGATTTTTATCAGCAAAAACGGGATTTTTTCCTATCTATGATTACCGATTCTCGTTTTAAGTTTATTCCTGCATCCGGAACTTATTTTCAGGTATTAGATTATTCTGCTATTACTGATGAAAATGATGTAGCTTTCGCTGAAAGGTTAACCAAAGAATATAAAATTGCATCCATCCCGGTATCCGTTTTTAACTTAAATCAGAAAGACGATAAAGTACTACGTTTTTGCTTTGCTAAAACCGAAGAAACGTTAAAACGAGCCGCAGAGATTTTGTGTGAGATTTGA
- a CDS encoding response regulator: MIKENHILCLIDDDNIHQFIIKKIVHKLSPNQKLLVFSNGEEGINFIRSTIGKIEKLPDLILLDINMPVMDGWGFLEEFVTITPEIKKDIIIYILSSSDNPTDTEKAKEFELVSGYLIKPINEDQLESLLESV; the protein is encoded by the coding sequence ATGATTAAGGAGAACCATATTTTATGTCTTATAGATGATGATAATATTCACCAGTTTATCATAAAAAAAATCGTACATAAGCTTAGCCCTAATCAAAAGCTACTTGTATTCTCTAATGGAGAAGAGGGTATTAATTTCATAAGATCAACAATTGGGAAAATAGAGAAGTTACCAGATTTAATTTTACTAGACATAAATATGCCTGTTATGGATGGCTGGGGATTTCTGGAAGAATTTGTTACAATCACTCCAGAAATTAAAAAAGATATTATTATTTACATTTTATCATCGTCAGACAATCCAACAGATACAGAAAAAGCTAAAGAATTTGAATTGGTTTCTGGATATCTTATTAAACCTATTAATGAAGATCAATTAGAGTCACTATTAGAAAGTGTCTGA
- a CDS encoding succinate dehydrogenase cytochrome b subunit translates to MGGLIKSSIARKVAMALSGLFLVFFLLQHFTINFTSIFSADTFNELSHFMGTNPLVQFALQPVLIFGVVFHFVMGFVLEIKNKNARAVKYAKYSGGANASWMSRNMIYSGLVILAFLGLHFYDFWVPEIVHKYVEFAPEDPTRYYTELLHKFESPIRTGLYALSFVFLALHLWHGFASSFQSVGFNNKYSIAATKFAKAFAIVIPVGFIVIALVLHFTH, encoded by the coding sequence ATGGGTGGATTGATAAAATCTTCAATAGCTAGAAAAGTAGCCATGGCACTTTCGGGACTTTTCTTAGTTTTCTTCTTATTACAACACTTTACCATCAATTTTACTTCAATTTTCAGCGCAGATACATTTAATGAGTTATCTCATTTTATGGGTACAAATCCGCTAGTTCAATTCGCATTGCAGCCTGTACTTATTTTTGGAGTGGTTTTTCATTTTGTGATGGGTTTTGTATTAGAAATCAAAAACAAGAATGCCAGAGCGGTTAAATATGCGAAATATAGTGGAGGAGCTAACGCTTCTTGGATGTCTAGAAATATGATTTATTCTGGATTAGTGATTCTTGCATTTTTAGGGTTGCATTTCTATGACTTTTGGGTTCCAGAAATAGTGCATAAATATGTAGAATTTGCACCAGAAGATCCAACACGATATTATACAGAATTACTACATAAATTTGAGAGCCCGATTCGCACTGGGTTATATGCACTTTCATTTGTGTTTTTAGCATTGCATTTGTGGCATGGGTTTGCATCTTCGTTTCAATCTGTAGGATTTAATAATAAATATTCTATAGCAGCAACCAAGTTTGCTAAAGCTTTTGCAATAGTAATTCCTGTAGGGTTTATTGTTATCGCCTTAGTGCTTCATTTTACTCATTAA
- the dinB gene encoding DNA polymerase IV yields the protein MDTYRKIIHVDMDAFYASVEQLDNPELRGKPLAVGGGGKRGVVSAASYEARVFGVRSAMPGFKARKLCPELIFVRPRFDRYQEISSKIRKIFFEYTDLVEPLSLDEAYLDVTENKKGNPSATLIAQEIRKQIFDELGLTASAGISINKFIAKVASDYNKPNGQKTVNPEEVIEFLEGLDVKKFYGVGKVTQAKMYQMGIYTGKDLKLKSEEFLTQHFGKSGGHYYRIVRGIHLSEVKPNRERKSLAAERTFSENIASEIYMLERLESIAEELQKRLKRSKVSGRTVTLKIRYSDFTLQTRSKTLPYFVSDTDILLETAKELLYQDKMKNSVRLLGISLSNLNTGKEKKKEKEKEEVEIIQLRFDF from the coding sequence TTGGATACATATAGAAAAATCATACATGTAGATATGGATGCATTCTATGCTTCGGTAGAACAATTGGATAATCCCGAACTTAGAGGAAAGCCGTTAGCCGTTGGCGGCGGTGGAAAACGAGGAGTGGTTAGTGCAGCCAGTTATGAGGCCCGTGTATTTGGTGTGCGATCTGCTATGCCTGGTTTTAAAGCAAGAAAACTTTGTCCTGAGCTGATTTTTGTTCGACCTCGATTTGATCGGTATCAAGAAATTTCTTCTAAAATCAGAAAAATATTTTTTGAGTATACAGATCTGGTAGAACCTTTATCCTTGGATGAGGCTTATCTGGATGTTACCGAGAATAAAAAAGGCAACCCCAGTGCAACGCTTATTGCTCAGGAAATTAGAAAACAGATTTTTGATGAGCTTGGATTAACCGCTTCTGCGGGAATATCGATCAATAAATTTATTGCCAAAGTAGCAAGTGACTATAATAAACCTAATGGGCAAAAAACAGTAAACCCTGAAGAAGTAATCGAATTTCTGGAAGGTCTGGATGTTAAAAAATTCTATGGAGTTGGTAAAGTTACCCAGGCTAAAATGTATCAAATGGGGATTTATACAGGAAAAGATTTAAAATTAAAATCAGAAGAGTTTCTTACTCAGCATTTTGGTAAATCAGGAGGGCATTACTATCGCATTGTAAGAGGAATTCATTTAAGCGAGGTAAAACCCAACCGTGAGCGCAAATCCCTGGCAGCAGAACGAACTTTTAGCGAAAATATAGCTTCAGAAATCTATATGCTAGAGCGATTAGAAAGTATCGCAGAAGAACTTCAAAAACGTCTTAAACGAAGCAAAGTTTCGGGTAGAACAGTGACTTTAAAAATAAGGTATAGCGATTTTACACTACAGACCCGAAGTAAAACATTACCTTATTTTGTAAGTGATACCGATATCTTATTAGAAACCGCAAAAGAGTTATTGTACCAAGACAAAATGAAAAACTCTGTGAGATTATTAGGGATTTCACTCTCTAATCTCAATACGGGGAAGGAGAAGAAAAAAGAAAAGGAAAAAGAAGAAGTAGAGATTATTCAGTTACGATTTGATTTTTAG
- a CDS encoding sensor histidine kinase produces the protein MKTSSVYIKKNVLNNDLITIVNDNGYFVESNPQWSVLLGYSKKELLSIPYLTLVHYEDRSKVKQAIENQLQTPNSKPFIVRLISKMGDIIWLESIITKIGYEEGFLLIAKDITQKKTEKSSIEADLIALKLKNRQLEDLFNLSQDLITISNPEGYFTKLNPQWSKTMGYTETELMDKPYLTFVHPEDQQNTVAEAAKQFDGTTIFNFRNRYLTKAGEIVWLDWNATALDHTGEVFGIARNITKAIRQEQKIEATLQELIAKNKQLEDYAYITSHNLRSPVANIFMLTKFLEESTLTEEQMNYTDMIKNSAEVLNKTMKDLINVVQINESTDMSIQNISLQETCIEVKRQLSAKIMETQAKIITDFKVEEISYSIAYLRSIFLNLISNSLKYCSSKRKPIIHISSEKVNNRIQLIFKDNGLGIDLDKYGDKVFGFRKTFHKNAGAKGLGLFIIKSQIEALKGTIAIDSELNKGTKFTINIVL, from the coding sequence ATGAAAACAAGTTCTGTATATATAAAAAAAAATGTACTTAATAATGATCTTATCACAATAGTAAATGATAATGGATATTTTGTTGAGTCAAACCCTCAATGGTCTGTTTTATTGGGATATAGTAAAAAGGAATTGTTAAGTATTCCTTATTTAACTTTGGTACACTATGAAGATAGGAGTAAGGTCAAACAAGCAATCGAGAACCAACTACAAACTCCTAACTCTAAACCATTCATAGTTAGACTTATCAGTAAAATGGGAGATATCATATGGTTAGAATCTATTATAACCAAGATAGGATATGAAGAAGGCTTTTTACTAATTGCAAAAGATATAACTCAAAAAAAAACAGAAAAATCTTCAATAGAAGCAGATTTAATTGCTCTAAAACTTAAAAATAGACAATTAGAAGATCTATTCAATTTAAGCCAGGATTTAATAACCATTTCAAATCCTGAAGGGTATTTTACCAAATTAAACCCGCAATGGAGTAAAACTATGGGATATACCGAAACAGAATTAATGGATAAACCTTACTTAACATTTGTGCATCCAGAGGATCAACAAAATACTGTTGCAGAAGCAGCAAAACAATTTGATGGGACTACCATATTTAACTTTAGGAATAGATACCTTACTAAAGCAGGAGAAATTGTTTGGTTAGATTGGAACGCCACTGCATTAGATCATACCGGAGAAGTATTTGGAATTGCCAGAAATATTACAAAAGCAATTAGACAAGAACAAAAAATAGAAGCAACATTACAAGAATTGATAGCAAAAAATAAGCAATTAGAGGACTATGCCTATATTACCTCTCATAACTTAAGATCACCTGTAGCTAATATCTTTATGCTTACCAAATTTTTGGAAGAAAGTACGCTTACCGAAGAGCAAATGAATTATACAGATATGATCAAAAATTCTGCAGAGGTGCTTAATAAAACAATGAAAGATTTGATAAACGTGGTGCAGATTAACGAATCTACAGATATGTCTATTCAAAATATTTCTCTTCAAGAAACGTGCATAGAAGTAAAAAGGCAATTAAGTGCAAAAATCATGGAGACTCAGGCAAAAATCATTACTGATTTTAAAGTTGAAGAAATTTCCTATTCGATTGCTTATTTAAGAAGCATATTTCTTAACCTTATTTCAAACTCGCTAAAATATTGCTCTTCCAAAAGAAAGCCTATCATTCATATTTCTTCTGAAAAAGTAAATAATAGAATTCAACTAATATTTAAAGATAATGGATTGGGAATTGACTTAGATAAATATGGAGATAAAGTATTCGGGTTTAGAAAAACGTTTCATAAAAATGCTGGTGCCAAAGGATTAGGGCTTTTCATAATTAAATCTCAAATTGAAGCCTTAAAAGGTACAATAGCTATTGATAGCGAACTTAATAAAGGAACTAAATTTACTATAAATATTGTGTTATGA